The Setaria italica strain Yugu1 chromosome IX, Setaria_italica_v2.0, whole genome shotgun sequence genome has a window encoding:
- the LOC101770932 gene encoding protein Brevis radix-like 4, producing MLACIACVKEEGGGRDRDDNAGRSAGGDTPTCRDPVKSLTSQLKDMVLKLSGTHRQGAQQRRGGSPPPRGRATSIYRSGYYRPGVVQDDMAVPPATYLGGCGGTGASSASSTPAWGELGGRAEGEAREWVAQVEPGVQITFVSLPGGAGNDLKRIRFSREMYDKWQAQKWWGDNNDRIMELYNVRRFSRQVLPTPPRDDDAERESFYSQSQVGSMAGSPAATPSPAPLTPDRISWGAFARPAPPPSAAARQHSFRPLSPPPPSSSNPSERAWQHQQQQQRQNGAAGKSPAASEAAATEAARTTTSSRDDVSISNASEMEVTEWIIQDEPGVYITVRELPDGTRELRRVRFSRERFAELNAKLWWEENKERIQAQYL from the exons ATGCTGGCCTGCATCGCCTGCGTGAAagaagaaggcggcggccgggaccgCGATGACAACGCCGGgcgctcggccggcggcgacacCCCGACGTGCAGGGACCCCGTCAAGTCGCTCACCTCCCAG CTCAAGGACATGGTGCTGAAGCTGTCCGGCACGCACCGTCAGGGCGCGCAGCAGAGGCGCGGgggatcgccgccgccgaggggcCGGGCGACCTCCATCTACCGCAGCGGCTACTACCGGCCGGGCGTGGTGCAGGACGACATGGCAGTCCCCCCGGCGACGTACctgggcggctgcggcggcacgGGCGCGTCGAGCGCGAGCTCCACGCCGGCGTGGGGGGAGTTGGGCGGGCGCGCGGAGGGCGAGGCGAGGGAGTGGGTGGCGCAGGTGGAGCCCGGCGTGCAGATCACCTTCGTGtccctccccggcggcgccggcaacgACCTGAAGCGCATACGATTCAGCCGCGAGATGTACGACAAGTGGCAGGCGCAGAAGTGGTGGGGCGACAACAACGACCGCATCATGGAGCTCTACAACGTGCGCCGCTTCAGCCGCCAGGTGCTCCCCACACCGCcgcgcgacgacgacgccgag AGGGAATCCTTCTACTCGCAGTCCCAGGTGGGCTCCATGGCAGGGAGCCCTGCCGCCaccccatcgccggcgccgctcaCCCCGGACAGGATCAGCTGGGGCGCCTtcgcgcgcccggcgccgcccccgtcggccgccgcgcggCAGCACAGCTTCCGcccgctgtcgccgccgccgccgtcctcgtccaACCCTTCCGAGCGGGCctggcagcaccagcagcagcagcagcggcagaaCGGAGCAGCCGGCAAGAGCCCCGCGGCGTCGGAGGCCGCCGCAAcggaggcggcgaggacgacCACCTCGTCGAGGGATGACGTGTCCATCAGCAACGCCAGCGAGATGGAGGTAACGGAGTGGATCATCCAGGACGAGCCCGGCGTCTACATCACCGTCAGGGAGCTCCCCGACGGCACCAGGGAGCTGCGCCGCGTCAGGTTCAG CCGGGAGAGGTTTGCCGAGCTGAACGCCAAGCTGTGGTGGGAGGAGAACAAGGAGAGGATACAGGCTCAGTACCTTTGA
- the LOC101772119 gene encoding cleavage and polyadenylation specificity factor subunit 3-I: protein MASVAAPSASQAGKRPATGGREGDQMVVTPLGAGSEVGRSCVHLTFKGRTVLFDCGIHPAYSGMAALPYFDEIDPSTIDVLLITHFHLDHAASLPYFLEKTTFKGRVFMTHATKAIYKLLLMDYVKVSKVSVEDMLYNESDIGRSMEKIEVIDFHQTLEVNGIRFWCYTAGHVLGAAMFMVDIAGVRILYTGDYSREEDRHLRAAELPQFSPDICIIESTYGIQQHQPRIVREKRFTEVIHNTVSQGGRVLIPAFALGRAQELLLILDEYWSKHPELHKIPIYYASPLAKRCMSVYQTYINSMNDRIRNQFAQSNPFIFKHIESLNSIENFHDVGPSVVMASPGGLQSGLSRQLFDKWCTDKKNACVIPGYVVEGTLAKTIINEPREVTLANGLTAPLHMQVHYISFSAHADFPQTSNFLDELRPPNIILVHGEANEMSRLKQKLISQFDGTNTKIVSPKNCQSVEMYFTCEKMAKTIGRLAENVPGGGESSGGLLVKKGFTYQIMAPEDLRVFTQLSTANITQRIAVPYSGSFEVIKYRLNQIYESVESATEESDVPALIVHERVTVRLDSESYVTLQWSSDPISDMVSDSVVSMILNIGREGPKVVPVEEAAKTKEDTERVALKVVYSLMASLFGDVKVGDEGKFVISVDGDVAHLDGRSGDVECVNGTLKERIKTAFRRIQGAVRPIPLSAS from the exons ATGGCGTCCGTCGCCGCGCCGAGCGCCTCGCAGGCGGGGAAGCGCCCGGCCACCGGCGGGCGGGAGGGCGACCAGATGGTCGTCACGCCGCTGGGCGCCGGCAGCGAGGTCGGCCGCTCCTGCGTCCACTTGACATTCAAGGGCCGCACCGTCCTC TTCGACTGCGGCATCCACCCGGCCTACTCCGGCATGGCAGCGCTGCCCTACTTCGACGAGATCGATCCGTCCACTATAGACGTCCTCCTCATCACCCA CTTTCACTTGGATCACGCAGCCTCGCTGCCGtacttcctggagaag ACTACCTTCAAGGGCAGGGTGTTTATGACCCATGCCACGAAGGCTATTTACAAGCTGCTGCTTATGGATTATGTCAAAGTCAGCAAAGTTTCCGTGGAGGATATGCTGTATAATGAGAGTGACATTGGTCGCTCTATGGAGAAAATTGAG GTTATCGATTTCCACCAGACATTGGAAGTTAATGGCATACGCTTCTGGTGCTACACTGCTGGCCATGTACTTGGTGCCGCCATGTTCATGGTGGATATTGCTGGTGTGCGCATTCTTTACACAGGTGACTACTCCCGTGAAGAAGaccggcacctacgagctgctgAGCTCCCGCAGTTCTCCCCAGATATTTGCATTATTGAGTCGACTTATGGCATACAACAACATCAGCCCAGGATTGTACGTGAGAAGCGCTTTACTGAGGTCATCCACAATACTGTTTCACAGGGGGGCCGTGTTCTTATCCCAGCATTTGCTCTTGGCAGAGCACAAGAACTGTTACTTATCCTTGATGAGTATTGGTCCAAGCACCCAGAGCTCCATAAGATTCCAATCTACTATGCCTCCCCGCTTGCGAAGAGGTGCATGTCTGTCTACCAGACATACATAAACTCCATGAATGACAGGATTCGGAACCAATTTGCGCAGTCCAATCCCTTCATTTTCAAGCATATCGAGTCCTTGAATAGCATTGAGAACTTTCATGATGTAGGTCCTTCAGTGGTGATGGCTAGTCCAGGTGGTCTTCAGAGTGGTCTCTCTAGGCAGCTTTTTgataagtggtgcacggataaGAAGAATGCTTGTGTTATTCCAGGCTATGTTGTGGAGGGGACCCTTGCAAAGACCATAATCAACGAGCCAAGAGAAGTGACGCTAGCTAATGGGCTCACTGCTCCTCTTCATATGCAGGTCCACTATATCTCTTTCTCAGCTCATGCCGATTTCCCTCAGACAAGCAACTTTTTGGATGAACTTCGGCCACCCAACATTATTCTTGTACATGGAGAAGCAAATGAAATGTCAAGGCTCAAACAGAAACTTATTTCTCAGTTTGATGGAACAAACACGAAAATTGTCTCCCCCAAGAATTGCCAATCAGTGGAGATGTATTTCACTTGCGAGAAAATGGCCAAGACTATTGGCAGGCTGGCAGAAAACGTACCGGGAGGTGGAGAGTCTTCGGGTGGCTTGCTTGTGAAAAAAGGATTCACATATCAGATTATGGCTCCTGAAGATCTCCGAGTGTTCACACAGTTATCTACAGCTAACATCACTCAGCGCATTGCAGTTCCTTATTCTGGTTCTTTTGAAGTCATAAAGTACAGACTGAATCAAATATATGAGAGCGTGGAGTCAGCAACTGAGGAATCTGATGTTCCAGCACTTATTGTGCATGAGCGAGTGACAGTTCGCCTAGACTCAGAAAGCTATGTTACGCTGCAATGGTCATCTGATCCCATCAGCGACATGGTCTCTGATTCTGTGGTGTCTATGATCTTGAACATAGGCCGTGAAGGCCCAAAAGTAGTTCCAGTTGAAGAAGCAGCGAAGACCAAGGAAGATACGGAAAGGGTAGCACTAAAGGTAGTGTATTCTCTTATGGCGTCGCTTTTTGGTGACGTTAAAGTTGGAGATGAAGGGAAATTTGTCATATCTGTCGATGGAGATGTGGCACACTTGGATGGGAGGAGTGGTGACGTTGAATGTGTAAATGGTACACTGAAAGAACGGATCAAGACTGCTTTCCGTCGCATACAGGGTGCTGTGAGACCAATCCCACTTTCAGCCTCTTGA
- the LOC101774034 gene encoding non-specific phospholipase C4 translates to MAGKIKTVVVLVQENRSFDHMLGWMKKSINTDIDGVTGDETNHVDASDPSSRAVRFSDRSQYVDPDPGHSIQAIYEQVYGVAFADAAATPITPPGVPAPPMSGFVQQAEKEKPGMADTVMSGFLPDAVPVYRELVREFAVCDRWFASVPASTQPNRLFVHSATSHGLVSNDTKQLVWGLPQRTIFDNLHDQGFSFGIYYQYPPSTLFYRNLRQLKYAGNFHPFDLDFRRHCREGKLPNYVVVEQRYFDLKILPGNDDHPSHDVAEGQRFVKEVYEALRSGPQWGEALLVITYDEHGGFYDHVPTPAAGVPSPDGIASAPPFCFQFDRLGVRVPALLVSPWIEPGTVLHGPPSGPYPTSEFEHSSIPATVKKIFNLDGFLTRRDAWAGTFDSVLTRDTPRTDCPVTLPEPVKLRRAAAVEHAPLSEFQEELVQLAAVLNGDHTKDSYPNKLADSMTVAEAARYCVDAFRAFLDECDRCNKCGEDGSHIPTVTPSSSPEKNKSSFASKVLACLACGHSSS, encoded by the coding sequence ATGGCGGGCAAGATCAAGACGGTGGTGGTGCTCGTGCAGGAGAACCGCTCCTTCGACCACATGCTGGGGTGGATGAAGAAGTCCATCAACACCGACATCGACGGCGTCACCGGCGACGAGACCAACCACGTCGACGCCTCCGacccctcctcccgcgccgtcCGCTTCAGCGACCGCTCTCAGTACGTGGACCCCGACCCGGGCCACTCCATCCAGGCCATCTACGAGCAGGTCTACGGCGTCGCcttcgccgacgccgccgccacccccatcACCCCGCCCGGCGTGCCTGCGCCGCCCATGAGCGGCTTCGTGCAGCAGGCGGAGAAGGAGAAGCCCGGCATGGCGGACACCGTCATGAGCGGCTTCCTCCCCGACGCCGTCCCCGTGTACCGCGAGCTGGTGCGCGAGTTCGCCGTGTGCGACCGGTGGTTCGCGTCCGTGCCGGCGTCGACGCAGCCCAACCGGCTGTTCGTGCACTCGGCTACCTCCCACGGCCTCGTCAGCAACGACACCAAGCAGCTCGTCTGGGGCCTGCCGCAGAGGACAATCTTCGACAACCTCCATGACCAGGGCTTCTCCTTCGGCATCTACTACCAGTACCCGCCGTCGACGCTCTTCTACCGGAACCTGCGCCAGCTCAAGTACGCCGGCAACTTCCACCCGTTCGACCTCGACTTCCGGCGCCATTGCCGGGAGGGCAAGCTGCCCAACTACGTCGTCGTCGAGCAGCGCTACTTCGACCTCAAGATCCTCCCCGGCAACGACGACCACCCCTCCCACGACGTCGCCGAGGGCCAGCGCTTCGTCAAGGAGGTCTACGAGGCGCTGCGCTCCGGCCCCCAGTGGGGGGAGGCGCTCCTCGTCATCACCTACGACGAGCACGGCGGCTTCTACGACCACGTCCCCACACCCGCAGCCGGCGTGCCCAGCCCCGACGGCATCGCCAGCGCGCCGCCCTTCTGCTTCCAGTTCGACCGACTCGGCGTCCGCGTCCCGGCGCTCCTCGTCTCGCCGTGGATCGAGCCGGGAACCGTGCTGCACGGGCCGCCGTCGGGGCCGTACCCGACCTCGGAGTTCGAGCACTCCTCCATCCCGGCCACCGTCAAGAAGATCTTCAACCTCGACGGCTTCCTCACCAGGCGCGACGCATGGGCGGGAACCTTCGACTCCGTGCTCACCCGCGACACGCCGCGCACCGACTGTCCAGTCACCCTGCCTGAGCCGGTGAagctgcggcgggcggcggcggtggagcatGCGCCGCTGTCGGAGTTCCAGGAGGAGCTGGTCCAGCTCGCCGCGGTGCTCAACGGCGACCACACCAAGGACTCGTACCCGAACAAGCTCGCCGACAGCAtgacggtggcggaggcggccagGTACTGCGTCGACGCCTTCAGGGCCTTCTTGGACGAGTGCGACCGCTGCAACAAGTGCGGCGAGGACGGGTCCCACATCCCCACGGTGACGCCGTCGTCTTCGCCGGAGAAGAACAAGAGCAGCTTCGCGTCCAAGGTGCTGGCGTGCCTTGCGTGTGGCCATTCCTCTTCCTAA
- the LOC101773350 gene encoding ycf20-like protein isoform X1, with protein sequence MSGLAFCEVAAKLPCWSECSGSRLLAAYRVRRGAVSCRWEKPGTFSLLWASPSYRRNSRQMQWAIRTMSDDSSGQPGNSTRLFSAIQSFWNKFSAKLKKARKGLATKIMFFLIGFYCATAFATVIGQTGDWDILSAGLAVAIVEGIGALMYSASFGFLGRIRNMVTMFNYWKAGLTLGLFLDSFKYEVDGLLDSCNPFNFEINIFTGLW encoded by the exons ATGTCAGGTCTCGCCTTTTGCGAGGTTGCCGCCAAGTTGCCGTGCTGGTCGGAATGCTCTGGATCGAGGCTACTTGCTGCATACCGCGTTCGGAGGGGAGCCGTTTCCTGCCGCTGGGAGAAGCCAGGGACCTTTTCCTTGCTGTGGGCATCTCCTTCCTACCGCAGAAACTCAAG GCAGATGCAATGGGCCATCAGGACTATGTCAGATGATAGCAGTGGCCAACCAGGCAATAGCACTCGCCTTTTCAGTGCAATTCAATCTTTCTGGAACAAGTTTTCTGCAAAGCTGAAGAAAGCAAGGAAAGGGCTAGCAACGAAGATCATGTTCTTTCTGATTGGATTTTATTGTGCTACGGCATTTGCTACTGTCATTGGGCAAACAGGTGACTGGGATATATTGTCAGCCGGACTTGCTGTTGCCATTGTGGAGGGTATTGGCGCACTGATGTACAGCGCTTCCTTTGGATTTCTTGGTAGGATCAGGAACATGGTTACCATGTTCAATTACTGGAAAGCTGGGCTTACACTTGGGTTGTTCTTAGATTCTTTTAAATATGAAGTGGATGGGCTTCTTGATTCATGTAACCCATTCAACTTCGAGATTAATATATTCACTGGCCTCTGGTAA
- the LOC101773350 gene encoding ycf20-like protein isoform X2, with protein sequence MLWIEATCCIPRSEGSRFLPLGEARDLFLAVGISFLPQKLKMQWAIRTMSDDSSGQPGNSTRLFSAIQSFWNKFSAKLKKARKGLATKIMFFLIGFYCATAFATVIGQTGDWDILSAGLAVAIVEGIGALMYSASFGFLGRIRNMVTMFNYWKAGLTLGLFLDSFKYEVDGLLDSCNPFNFEINIFTGLW encoded by the exons ATGCTCTGGATCGAGGCTACTTGCTGCATACCGCGTTCGGAGGGGAGCCGTTTCCTGCCGCTGGGAGAAGCCAGGGACCTTTTCCTTGCTGTGGGCATCTCCTTCCTACCGCAGAAACTCAAG ATGCAATGGGCCATCAGGACTATGTCAGATGATAGCAGTGGCCAACCAGGCAATAGCACTCGCCTTTTCAGTGCAATTCAATCTTTCTGGAACAAGTTTTCTGCAAAGCTGAAGAAAGCAAGGAAAGGGCTAGCAACGAAGATCATGTTCTTTCTGATTGGATTTTATTGTGCTACGGCATTTGCTACTGTCATTGGGCAAACAGGTGACTGGGATATATTGTCAGCCGGACTTGCTGTTGCCATTGTGGAGGGTATTGGCGCACTGATGTACAGCGCTTCCTTTGGATTTCTTGGTAGGATCAGGAACATGGTTACCATGTTCAATTACTGGAAAGCTGGGCTTACACTTGGGTTGTTCTTAGATTCTTTTAAATATGAAGTGGATGGGCTTCTTGATTCATGTAACCCATTCAACTTCGAGATTAATATATTCACTGGCCTCTGGTAA
- the LOC101772933 gene encoding uncharacterized protein LOC101772933, with translation MQFLRSGGGGGGGGGFGGAAWEVVRRHFSRKRSVDVRRINPKVPKEEAVAISGRLLQILSDHGPLTVGNTWNHAKDAGISGLNSKTHMKILLKWMTGRRIVKLSCVQVGNVKKFLYSQYTESSEAPKEASSSSALQEASAQGGKGKATRGQPKKKQAAALH, from the exons atgcAGTTCCtccgaagcggcggcggcggcgggggtggcggcgggttCGGAGGGGCCGCGTGGGAGGTGGTGCGGCGGCACTTCTCTAGGAAGCGCTCGGTGGATGTGCGGCGCATCAACCCCAAGGTGCCCAAGGAGGAGGCTGTCGCCAtctccggccgcctcctccagaTCCTCTCCGACCACGGGCCCCTCACCGTCGGCAACACATGGAACCACGCCAAG GATGCTGGTATTAGTGGCCTGAACAGCAAGACTCACATGAAGATCTTGCTGAAATGGATGACAGGAAGGAGGATTGTTAAGCTGTCATGCGTGCAGGTCGGCAACGTGAAGAAATTTCTGTACTCCCAGTACACAGAAAGCTCCGAGGCACCTAAGGAGGCCAGCTCTTCATCAGCGCTGCAAGAGGCCTCCGCCCAAGGAGGGAAAGGGAAAGCCACACGAGGGCAGCCGAAGAAGAAGCAGGCTGCAGCTTTGCACTGA
- the LOC101772528 gene encoding flocculation protein FLO11-like, translated as MASPPTTCLSHLSPPALAGGGSIKPLLSPTRRQQHHHHNQTTPIPSPTRLAADLLCFSHRPPSLPMAPALPRAALLLVLSLLLASAARSQEEASSPVSEPPTSAASPLPRDSVADDTESELSPISQPPTASASAPAAADAAARSSPPAPTETSPIPAPSDSPAQAPSSLPPTHPHSAAPAPAPAADKEADGEKDKEKDDEEDDRKSSAPAPAPAAEEIKAASAAAEQGSGDGEDHEDMNGGKKAGVVVGAFTAAAVVGLGCFVWRKRRANIRRARYAEYAARLELV; from the coding sequence ATGGCGTCTCCTCCGACGACCTGCCTTTCCCACCTCTCGCCGCCAGCCCTAGCGGGCGGAGGGAGTATAAAACCCCTCCTCTCACCAACTCGCaggcagcagcaccaccaccacaaccagaCCACACCCATTCCATCCCCCACCCGCCTCGCCGCAGATCTGCTCTGCTTCAGCCAccgccctccctcccttcctatGGCGCCGGCATtgccccgcgccgccctcctcctcgtcctctctctcctcctcgcctccgccgcgcggTCCCAGGAGGAGGCCTCCAGCCCCGTCTCCGAGCCCCCCACATCCGCTGCCTCCCCTCTCCCCCGCGACTCCGTCGCCGACGACACCGAATCCGAGCTCTCTCCAATCTCCCAGCCGCCTACCGCCTCCGCGTCCGCCCCTGCAGCCGcagacgccgccgcccgctcatCACCTCCGGCTCCGACCGAGACCTCCCCAATCCCGGCTCCCTCCGACTCGCCGGCGCAGGCGCCGTCCTCCCTTCCGCCCACGCACCCGCATTCCGCTGCTccagcgcccgcgcccgccgccgacaAGGAAGCTGACGGCGAAAAGGACAAGGagaaggacgacgaggaggacgaccgCAAGTCCTCCGCCCCCGCTCCGGCCCCAGCCGCCGAGGAGATTAAggccgcgagcgccgccgccgagcagggCAGCGGGGATGGCGAGGACCACGAGGATATGAACGGCGGCAAGAAGGCCGGCGTGGTGGTGGGCGCCTTCACGGCCGCCGCGGTCGTCGGGCTGGGCTGCTTCGTCTGGAGGAAGCGCCGGGCCAACATCCGCCGCGCCAGGTACGCCGAGTACGCCGCGCGCCTCGAGCTCGTCTGA